One Archangium violaceum genomic window, CGGGCGGTGGTGCTCCGGGTGAATCCCAAGTCGGCGGCGGTGCTGCGCGCCCGCAAGGCGGAGCTGATGGAGCTCATTGGCCGGGCGGTGGACGTGGCCATCAAGGAAGACCCGGACGTCGCGCCGGTGGGCTGCATCGTGCAGACGGAGTTCGGCAAGGTGGACGCGCAGCTGCCCACCCAGTTCGAGATGCTCCAGAACGTATTGCTTCCGGATCAGGGCAGGAAGGAGGGCCCTCCGTAGGCCATGGCTCTCGATCTCTCGCGCTACTACGCGCTCATCAAGGACGCACCGCTGTACCGGGTGCGCGGCCGCGTCACCGAGCTGACGGGTCTGGTCATCAAGGCGAGTGTGCCCGGCGTCCGCGTGGGCGAGCTGGTCTTCATCAAGGGCGCGACCCGCGCCGCCGTGAAGGCCGAGGTCGTGGGTTTCCAGGGCGACGAGGTCATGCTCATGCCCCTGGGCGAGCTCCAGGGCATCGGTCCGGACAGTGAGGTCATCCCCACCGGCAGGCCCCTCGCCATCAAGTGCGGGGAGGCGCTGCTGGGCCGCGTGCTCAACGGCATCGGCGAGCCCATGGACGGCAAGCCGCTCCCCGACGGCCTGCTCGACTGGTCGGTGGATCGCGACTGCCCGGATCCCTTCACGCGTCAGCGCATCGAGCGGCCCCTGCCGCTGGGCGTGCGTTGCATCGACGGACTGCTCACGGTGGGAGAGGGCCAGCGCGTGGGCCTCTTCGCCGGCTCGGGCGTTGGTAAGTCCACGCTGATGGGGCAGATCGCCCGCAACACCCAGGCGGACCTGTGCGTGGTGGCGCTGATCGGCGAGCGTGGCCGCGAAGTGCGCGAGTTCATCGAGGACGCCATGGGCGAGGAGGGCATGAAGCGCTCCGTGCTGGTGTGCGCCACCTCGGACCAGCCCAGCCTCGTGCGTCTGCGCGCCGCCTACGTGGCCACCGCCATCGCCGAGTACTTCCGCGAGCGCGGGGGCAACGTGCTCTTCATGCTCGACACGGTGACGCGTCTGGCCCGCGCCCAGCGTGAAATCGGCCTCGCCATCGGTGAGCCCCCGGCGCGTCAGGGCTACCCGCCGAGCGTGTTCTCCATGCTGCCGCGCATCCTCGAGCGCACGGGCAACTCGGAGAAGGGCAAGTGCACCGCCATCTACACGTGCCTGGTGGCCGGCGGTGACATGGAGGAGCCCATCGCCGACGAAGTCCGCGGTATTCTCGACGGCCACTTCATCCTCAACCGTGCCCTGGGCGAGCGCAATCAGTGGCCCGCCATGGACGTGCTGGCCAGCCTCTCCCGTGTGATGAGCGGCATCGTCTCCAAGGAGCACAAGAAGGCCGCGGGCAAGCTGCGCGAGACGCTCGCCACGTACGAGAAGCAGCGCGATCTCATCCTCCTGGGGGCCTACCAGTACGGGACGGACCCCCGGACGGACTACGCCATCGACAAGTACGACGCCATCATCGACTTCCTCAAGCAGGACACCCACTCCAACAGCCCCTTCGAGGAGACCGTCGAGAAGCTCATCTCCCTCTTCGAGGACTGACGGGGTGGGGGCATTCCGGGGTAGGATGGAGACATGCCCCCTTACCGGTTGCAGACCCTGCTCGAGATGCGCGAGCGCGCGAAGGAGGAGGCCGAGCAGGCCTTCTCCGACGCCGTCAAGGCGCTGGAGAAGCAGAAGGCCGAGCTGAAGCGGATGGAGCAGGAGCTCGAGACCCGCAAGGCCGAGCGCAAGCAGAAGGTGACGGCCTACCTCCAGCAGATCATGGCCAAGGGCAATACCGGGCCCAACAGCTTCACCATGATGAACCGCTACGAGGCGCGCCTCAAGGACGAGGAGGCGCAGCTCGCGCTGGAAATCGAGCAGCAGAAGGAGGTCGTCAAGACCGCCGAGAAGCTGGTCGAGCAGCGGCGGCGGGAGATGGCGGAGGCGGCCAAGGAGCTCAAGGCCATCGAGAAGCACAAGGAGAACTGGCAGAAGCAGATCCGTGCCGAGCGCCAGGCCAAGGAGGAGCTGAACCAGGAGGAAATCGGGAACACCTTGTTCCTGATGCGCCAGCGCAAGTAACCTCGGGGTCCCCCAGGTGGTGTCGCGATGAGCCGAGTCGAAGACGATCGTCAGGCGCAGAGAGCCGCGGAGCGGCTGGTCCAGGAGAAGCAACTCCAGGAGTCCAAGGCGAAGCAGCGCCAGGAGGGGGAGTCCGCCTTCTCCAGGCTGGTGCAGCAGCAGAAGGCCGCGCTGCCTCAGCAGCCCAAGACGCCCCAGCAGCAGAGCCTGGGCAAGTCCGTCCTGGCGCGGCTGCAACAGGAGGGCAAGTCGGGAGAGCTGCGCGGTCAGCAGCGCCAGCTGGGCAAGTCCGAGACGGCGCAGCCCGGACAGGGCCAGGGCCAGGTGACCCAGGGCCGGCAGCAGGACCAGGGCGTGACGCAGACGCGCCGCGAGTCGCGCGCGACGGATGCCAAGGTGACCCGCGAGGCCCTGGAGGAGCGCGGAGATGCGCTCAGCAAGGACAGCGAGCACGCGGCGGATGGCGTGCAGGCCCGGTTGCAGGGCAGGGGCTCGCTCAAGACGAACGCGGACGGCGGCGGCAAGCAGGGCGATGGAGACGGCAAGGACAAGAAGGACGGCTCGGAGATGGGCGCGAGCTTCCGGTTCAACCCCGCGTTGATGGCGCCGGTTCCGGTGGCCAAGCCCAAGCCCACCGCGGGCTCGGAGCGGCTGCGCGCCCTCGCCAACGAGATCGCCCAGAAGATCGTCGAGCGGGTGCGGGTGGGCACCAACGCCGCGGGTAACGCGGAGTTCCAGATCGACCTGCGCAACGACGTGCTCAGCGGCCTGTCCATCAAGCTCACCGCGAAGAACGGGAAGATCCAGGCCGTCTTCAGCGGCGGCGATCGGGACGTGCTGAAGATGCTCGAGGAGCAGCGTGACGGTCTCAAGAGCGCGCTGGCCGGACGGGGTCTCACTCTCGAGGAGCTGAGGGTCGAGGCGAAGTCATGAGTCTCGAGGCGGATGACGGGTCCGGCGGGCATGAAGAACGGACCATGGTGGTGGACACCCGGCTGCTGAAGCGGTCGGCGAAGTCGTGGCGGCCCTATACCTTCAAGCTGGAAAAGGTTTCTCTCAACGAGTCGCGGATCGCCGGGCGGATGAGGTGGCTGACGCCGAAGGCGGAGGCGATCGAGGCGCTGTGCGCCCGGCTCAAGGACATCTTCGACGCGCAGGTGGGTTTCTCGCAGGAGTCGGTGCGGGTGCTCGCTCCGGCCGAGCTGCGCCGTCACCTGGCCGAGCCCACCTTCCTGTCCTTCCTGGTGCCCGGTGCGCATCGCGGGCGCGCGGTGCTGGAGCTCGAGCTGCCCCTGGCCCACGCGGCGGTGGATACGCTGCTGGGTGGCGCGGGTGAGACGGTGGGCCTGCGGCCCCTGACGGACATCGAGGAGGGCGTGGCGAGCTTCGTCATCCTCGAGGCGATCAAGGCACTGGCTCCAGGGATGGATCCGGGGCAGCCCAAGCTGCGGTTGGAGGGCGTGGCGCGCGGGGTGGACGAGGCGGTGGCGCGGCTGAGCGAGGAGGGACCGGTGCTGGTGGTGCACCTCCGGGCCCGGCTCGGCGCCCAGGAAGGGATGGTCCGCGTCTTCGTTCCCTCGGGCGTGCTGGAGGTGATGGAGCCGGCACAGGTGACCGAGCAGCGGCGGGCGATGTTGCAAGCGGACATGCGGGCCCACCTGGGCCGGCTGTCGTCGGTGCGCACCTGGCTGCGCGCGGAGATCGGCCACGCGGAGATCTCCAGCCATGACCTGGCGAGCCTCCGGGTGAAGGACGTGGTGCTGGTGGACGAGCTCTCGGCCCGGCCGGATCGGGGTGAGGAGGGCACCGCGCGGCTGCGCCTGGGGCTGGGCCGCCAGGGCTACCTGGACGCCCAGGTCTTCGTCGAGAACGACCAGTACCAGGCGCGCATCACCGAGGTGGTGCTCGGCGAGCAGGCCCTCCTCCAGCGGCGCGTGCCTTCCGAGGCGGATGAGGCCGCGGCGGAGGCCCTGGGCGAGTCCGGAGAGTCAGAGGACGGTGAGGAGTTCACCGACCCCGAGAGACGCAACCCCCTGGTGGAGAGTGGAGCCGTGGACGACAGAATGGATTCGGGAGACCTGTTGGGTGACATCCCCCTGCAGATCTCCGTGGAGCTGGCCCGGGTGCCGGTGACGGCGGACCAGGTGGTGTCCCTGCGGACCGGCCAGGTCATCGAGTTGCGCCGGGCGCCCGGCGAGCCGGTGGACCTGTCGGTGAATGGCAAGGTGATTGCCCGGGGCGAGTTGGTGGAGATGGAGGGGCAGCTGGGCGTGCGGATCCTCTCGCTCGCGGGCTGAGGCCCGCCGCCGGGCCGAGGGGAGCCGCCGTGGCATTGCAACGAGGAGAGCAGCGCGTGTCGCGGTGGGATGACCCAGGCAGGCAAGCGATGGGGCGGAGCAGGGGAGGGCGGACCCGTGGCGGTCGCCTGTCCGATGAACTAGCCTCGCGCCCCACCATGGCAGTGTCCCCCGTCCTCCCCTCGCGTCCAGCCCTGCTGGTGTGCGCCTGCGTTCTGTTGGCGCCACTGGCCCGGGCCCAGGCTCCCGCTCCGGGCGCGCAGCCACCTGCCGCCGCCGAAGTGGCACCCGCGCAGCCGTCTCCTTCCCCCGCCTCCGCGACGCCGCCGTCCTCCTTCGAGGAGCCCTCGCTGACGGACGGTATGAAGGAGGAGCCCGAGAGCCTCGGGTGGATGCTGACGCGCACGCTGCTGCTGTTCGGCGCGGTGCTGGCCTCCATCTACCTCACCCTCAACGTGGGCCTGCGCAAGCTGATGGGCCTGCAGGGCATGCCCGTGGGGCGGCCCTCGGTGGTGTCGGTGGTGGAGCGGGTGGCGTTGGATCAACGCCGCACCCTCTTCGTGCTGAAGGCCGCGGACGAGTACCTGCTGGTGGGTGGTGGCGAAGCGGGGTTGCAGTTGCTGTCCAAGCTCGACACCGAGGCCGTGGAGCGCATCCGTTCCGAGCGGCCTCCGGCCAATGTGGTTCCCCTCTCTCCTTTTCTCAAGAAGCTCCTCGCCCGCCGCGACGCCACGCAGCAGGGTGCTACCCAACCGAGCGGCACCCGGCCGCCGGGCGCCTGAAGAGACGACCCGTGAGATTCACGCCCAACGTTCGCTTCCCCGCCCTCCGTCTCTCGCCGTGGCTCTTCACCGTGTTCTTCGCGCTGGAGCCGTTCATCGCCTTCGCCCAACGCAACAAGCGGGGGGGTGGCACCTCCGTCGACGCGGCGGTGAACGTCGAGTCGGTGAGCCCCGACTCCTTCGCCTCGCGTCCGCTGGTGCTGATGCTGGCGCTGGCCGCGCTGTCGCTCGTCCCCTTCGTGTTGATGATGGTGACGAGCTTCGTGAAGATCTCCGTGGTGCTCTCCATCGTGCGCTCGGCGCTGGGCACCCAGCAGATTCCTCCCACGCAGGTCATCACCGGCCTGGCCATCATCCTCACCGTCTACATCATGGCCCCGGTGGGCCAGGCCATGTACCGGGCCTCGGAGGTGGACATCCTGGCCAGGGGGCCGAGCCTGTTGTCCTCGGAGTCGGTGGGCAGGCTGATGGAGGCGGCCAGCAAGTCCAAGGAGCCGCTGCGCGACTTCCTCAACAAGAAGATCACCGCGAAGGACCGCGCGCTCTTCTTCAACCTGGCCAAGAAGATGCGGGCCTCCGAGGAGGACCGGAAGGATCTCACGGAGCGGGACTTCATGATCATCGTCCCCGCCTTCGTCGTGTCCGAACTGAAGGAGGCCTTCCAGATCGGCTTCCTGCTCTTCGTGCCCTTCATCGTCATCGACATGGTGGTGGCCAACATCCTGCTGGCGCTGGGCATGCAGATGCTCTCGCCCACCACCATCTCCATGCCCTTCAAGCTGCTCCTCTTCGTCGTCGTGGACGGCTGGTACCTCATCGCCAAGGGCCTGGTCATCGGCTACCTGTGAGACGCACATGCACCAGCTCAACACCATCCTCCAGCAGGCGCTCTACCTGGTCATCCTCGTCTCGGCCCCGCCGGTGCTGATGGCCCTGTTGGTGGGTCTGATCGTCGCCGTCTTCCAGGCCACCACGCAGATCCAGGAGCAGACGCTCTCGTTCGCGCCCAAGCTCGTCGCCGTGTTCGGCATCCTGGCGCTCCTCGGCCCCTGGATTGGCATGCAGCTGGTGCGCTTCACCTTCCACGTCTTCGATCAGTTCCCGGCCCTCATCCGATGAACGTCTCCGAGGTCATCGCCAGGCTGACGGAGCAGGCCAACCTCTCGCTCGTCATCTTCACGATGGGCCTGCTCCTGTGCCGGATCATGCCGGTGCTGGTGCTCTCGCCCTTCCTGGGCGGCGAGGTGGTGCCCACGGAGATCAAGATGGGCGTGGGCGTCACGCTCTCCGCGGTGCTCTTCCCGGCGGTGAGCTCGCGCATGGGCGCCATCCCCACCAGCGCGCTGCCCTACATCGGGTTGCTGCTCAAGGAGATCTTCATCGGCGTGGCGCTGGCGACGATCGTCAGCATGGTCTTCGAGGCGGCGCGGGTGGCCGGCAACATCGCCGACACCATGTCGGGCAGCAACAACGCGCAGCTCTTCGTGCCGCAGATCGGCCAGCAGGTCTCGCTCTTCTCCAACCTCAAGATCCAGCTGGCGGTGGTGCTCTTCCTCACGCTCAATGGCCACCACCTGGTCATCAATGCGCTCGCCGACAGCCTCGCCATCGTGCCCCTGGACGGCTTCCCGCGCTTCAGCTCGGGTCAGTGGTCCTTCTTCGAGCTGTTCATCCGCTCCTTCGCGGACCTGTTGAAGATCGCCCTCGCGCTCTCCGCGCCGACCCTGCTGGCCTCGTTCCTGACGGACATGGCGCTGGGCGCCATCAACCGCGTGGCGCCCCAGGTGCAGGTGTTCTTCATCTCCATGTCCATCAAGCCGCTGGTGACGGTCATCGTCGTCTCCATCTCCCTGGGCCTCATCATGGGGCGGATGCAGGCGGAGTTCGCCTCCATGCTGGCCATGCTTCGCCACGCGGTGCGCCTGCTCGGCTGAGCCGAGGTCCTCTCCATGTCCGGCGAAAAGACAGAAGAACCCACACAAAAGAAGCTCGACGACGCACGCAAGAAGGGCCAGGTCTGGAAGAGCAAGGACCTGACGGGCGTGTTCGGCCTCGTGGTGGGCCTGGGCGTGGTCAAGGCGACGTGGTCCAACGTGGAGTCGAAGCTCACCGAGCTCTTCCGGTTCAGCTTCGATCACATCGCCCACCCGGAGAACCTGCAGGAGGCCACCTCTCAGCTCATGACGATGGGCCTGTCCACCGTCATCCTGCTCTCGTTGCCGGTGGTGGTGGCGGTGGCCATCATGGGCGGCCTGGTGGACTTCCTCCTGGTGGGCTCGCTGTTCACGATGGAACCGTTGATGCCCAAGCTGGAGAAGCTCAACCCCATCGAGGGGATGAAGAACCTCATCTCCAAGAAGCAGCTCGTCGAGCTGCTCAAGAACGTGACGAAGATCTCCGTGGCCGCCTACGTGACCTACGGCGTGGTGCGCGATGCCATGCCCCTGGTGGTGGAGACGGTGCGTCGCGACGTCTCGGTGGCCCTGGCGGTGATGGGCGAGCTGGTGTTCCGCCTCGCCGTGCGCGTGGGCCTGGTGTTCTTCCTCTTCGCCATCTTCGACGTCTGGTGGCAGCGCAAGTCGTACATGAAGGACCAGATGATGTCGAAGGAGGACGTGAAGAAGGAATACAAGGAGAGCGAGGGAGATCCGCACCAGAAGGCCAAGCGCAAGGAGATGGCGCAGGAGATTCTGGAGGGCGCGCAGATGGAGGCCGTGAAGGACGCCGACGTCATCGTCACCAACCCGGACCACGTGGCCGTGGCGCTCAAGTACGACAAGGACAAGGACACCGCGCCGCGCGTGCTGGTGAAGGGCCTGGACTTCAAGGCCGAGCGCATCAAGGCCATCGCTCGCGAGCGGGACGTGCCCACGCTGCGCAACGTGCCCCTGGCGCACGCGCTGCTGCGCGTGGAGGTGGGCGAGGAAGTCCCCGAGGAGCTGTACGACGCGGTCGCCGAGGTGCTCAACTTCGTCTACGGCCTGAAGAACGCCAACCCGGCGGCGCGTGCGTGAGGCCGCGCTTCCCGTTGCCGACGCGAGGTTCCCATGAATGACGACGTCGAGATGGCGATCGCGCTCAAGTACGACAAGGACAAGGACACCGCGCCGCGCGTGGTGGCCAAGGGCCTGCGCCTCAAGGCGGAGAAGATCCGGGAGATCGCGAAGCAGTACAACATCCCGCTCATGAAGAACGTGCCCCTGGCCAACGCGCTCTACCGCGTCGACGTGGGCCAGGAAGTCCCCGAGGAGCTCTACGACGCCGTCGCGGAGGTCCTCAATTTCGTCTACGAGCTGCAGCGCGAGCAGCAGGCAGGCGGCAAACGTTGAGGGTGGGGTAGACTGCTCCCCCCACCTGGAGTGAGGTTCGGACCCGACCATGGCCAAAATCAACAATCAGCCCCCGAGAGCCCCCCTCTGGCCCTGGGGTGGACCCCGCGCCGTCCGTGAGAAGCTGGTCGACCCGTCCCAGTTCGACCGCAAGAAGCGCAAGGCCGGCAACCCGAAGAGCCCGGCGCTCGCCTCGGCGGCGCTGCTGGACTTCATCGGCCCGGCGCACTCCTCGGAGGAGATCCGCCTGCCCGAGCCTCCGCTCCCCAAGGGGCATGAGGCGGACCTGGAGGGCATGTCGGACCGGCCGTACCTGGGCAGCGTGGCCGGGCGCGCGGACGGTGAGCAGCGGCAGATGCTCGAGCGCAGCCTGGGCCGCATCAACGCGCCGCCGGAGCGGATGGAGCGCCTCAAGGGCCTGCTGCAGCGCGAGGCGCAGATGCTGGCGCTGGTGGGCCAGGTCCACTCCGAGGTCCTGGAGATCCAGCGCCGCATGCGCGAGGAGCAGCGGGACGAGGGGTACTAGCACCATGGCCGCATCCGACAGCAACAACCCGCCGAAGGACGAGGCGAAGCTCACCGCGTTGGTCCAACGCTGGGCGGAGGGCAAGGCCACGCTGCGCGACGTGCGCGGCTATTCGGACGAGGAGCTGTACGCCATCGCCAAGACGGCCTACTTCTTCTACTATCAGGGCCGGATCGCCGAGGCGCGCACGCTCTTCCAGGGCCTCTACGCCATCAACCCCGCGGACGCCTACTTCGCCAAGGCGCTCGGGGTGGTG contains:
- the sctQ gene encoding type III secretion system cytoplasmic ring protein SctQ, with protein sequence MSLEADDGSGGHEERTMVVDTRLLKRSAKSWRPYTFKLEKVSLNESRIAGRMRWLTPKAEAIEALCARLKDIFDAQVGFSQESVRVLAPAELRRHLAEPTFLSFLVPGAHRGRAVLELELPLAHAAVDTLLGGAGETVGLRPLTDIEEGVASFVILEAIKALAPGMDPGQPKLRLEGVARGVDEAVARLSEEGPVLVVHLRARLGAQEGMVRVFVPSGVLEVMEPAQVTEQRRAMLQADMRAHLGRLSSVRTWLRAEIGHAEISSHDLASLRVKDVVLVDELSARPDRGEEGTARLRLGLGRQGYLDAQVFVENDQYQARITEVVLGEQALLQRRVPSEADEAAAEALGESGESEDGEEFTDPERRNPLVESGAVDDRMDSGDLLGDIPLQISVELARVPVTADQVVSLRTGQVIELRRAPGEPVDLSVNGKVIARGELVEMEGQLGVRILSLAG
- a CDS encoding flagellar biosynthetic protein FliO, with amino-acid sequence MAVSPVLPSRPALLVCACVLLAPLARAQAPAPGAQPPAAAEVAPAQPSPSPASATPPSSFEEPSLTDGMKEEPESLGWMLTRTLLLFGAVLASIYLTLNVGLRKLMGLQGMPVGRPSVVSVVERVALDQRRTLFVLKAADEYLLVGGGEAGLQLLSKLDTEAVERIRSERPPANVVPLSPFLKKLLARRDATQQGATQPSGTRPPGA
- the sctR gene encoding type III secretion system export apparatus subunit SctR, producing the protein MRFTPNVRFPALRLSPWLFTVFFALEPFIAFAQRNKRGGGTSVDAAVNVESVSPDSFASRPLVLMLALAALSLVPFVLMMVTSFVKISVVLSIVRSALGTQQIPPTQVITGLAIILTVYIMAPVGQAMYRASEVDILARGPSLLSSESVGRLMEAASKSKEPLRDFLNKKITAKDRALFFNLAKKMRASEEDRKDLTERDFMIIVPAFVVSELKEAFQIGFLLFVPFIVIDMVVANILLALGMQMLSPTTISMPFKLLLFVVVDGWYLIAKGLVIGYL
- the sctN gene encoding type III secretion system ATPase SctN — protein: MALDLSRYYALIKDAPLYRVRGRVTELTGLVIKASVPGVRVGELVFIKGATRAAVKAEVVGFQGDEVMLMPLGELQGIGPDSEVIPTGRPLAIKCGEALLGRVLNGIGEPMDGKPLPDGLLDWSVDRDCPDPFTRQRIERPLPLGVRCIDGLLTVGEGQRVGLFAGSGVGKSTLMGQIARNTQADLCVVALIGERGREVREFIEDAMGEEGMKRSVLVCATSDQPSLVRLRAAYVATAIAEYFRERGGNVLFMLDTVTRLARAQREIGLAIGEPPARQGYPPSVFSMLPRILERTGNSEKGKCTAIYTCLVAGGDMEEPIADEVRGILDGHFILNRALGERNQWPAMDVLASLSRVMSGIVSKEHKKAAGKLRETLATYEKQRDLILLGAYQYGTDPRTDYAIDKYDAIIDFLKQDTHSNSPFEETVEKLISLFED
- a CDS encoding SycD/LcrH family type III secretion system chaperone — protein: MAASDSNNPPKDEAKLTALVQRWAEGKATLRDVRGYSDEELYAIAKTAYFFYYQGRIAEARTLFQGLYAINPADAYFAKALGVVEMAAGNSQGALAAYDVALKLDARDAQAYVGRAEVRLTLGQKAQAVEDLRRAISLAPEDDPVARKANALVEALMGR
- the fliQ gene encoding flagellar biosynthesis protein FliQ → MHQLNTILQQALYLVILVSAPPVLMALLVGLIVAVFQATTQIQEQTLSFAPKLVAVFGILALLGPWIGMQLVRFTFHVFDQFPALIR
- a CDS encoding flagellar assembly protein FliH, whose translation is MPPYRLQTLLEMRERAKEEAEQAFSDAVKALEKQKAELKRMEQELETRKAERKQKVTAYLQQIMAKGNTGPNSFTMMNRYEARLKDEEAQLALEIEQQKEVVKTAEKLVEQRRREMAEAAKELKAIEKHKENWQKQIRAERQAKEELNQEEIGNTLFLMRQRK
- the sctU gene encoding type III secretion system export apparatus subunit SctU, giving the protein MSGEKTEEPTQKKLDDARKKGQVWKSKDLTGVFGLVVGLGVVKATWSNVESKLTELFRFSFDHIAHPENLQEATSQLMTMGLSTVILLSLPVVVAVAIMGGLVDFLLVGSLFTMEPLMPKLEKLNPIEGMKNLISKKQLVELLKNVTKISVAAYVTYGVVRDAMPLVVETVRRDVSVALAVMGELVFRLAVRVGLVFFLFAIFDVWWQRKSYMKDQMMSKEDVKKEYKESEGDPHQKAKRKEMAQEILEGAQMEAVKDADVIVTNPDHVAVALKYDKDKDTAPRVLVKGLDFKAERIKAIARERDVPTLRNVPLAHALLRVEVGEEVPEELYDAVAEVLNFVYGLKNANPAARA
- a CDS encoding flagellar hook-length control protein FliK; translation: MSRVEDDRQAQRAAERLVQEKQLQESKAKQRQEGESAFSRLVQQQKAALPQQPKTPQQQSLGKSVLARLQQEGKSGELRGQQRQLGKSETAQPGQGQGQVTQGRQQDQGVTQTRRESRATDAKVTREALEERGDALSKDSEHAADGVQARLQGRGSLKTNADGGGKQGDGDGKDKKDGSEMGASFRFNPALMAPVPVAKPKPTAGSERLRALANEIAQKIVERVRVGTNAAGNAEFQIDLRNDVLSGLSIKLTAKNGKIQAVFSGGDRDVLKMLEEQRDGLKSALAGRGLTLEELRVEAKS
- a CDS encoding EscU/YscU/HrcU family type III secretion system export apparatus switch protein — its product is MNDDVEMAIALKYDKDKDTAPRVVAKGLRLKAEKIREIAKQYNIPLMKNVPLANALYRVDVGQEVPEELYDAVAEVLNFVYELQREQQAGGKR
- a CDS encoding flagellar biosynthetic protein FliR translates to MNVSEVIARLTEQANLSLVIFTMGLLLCRIMPVLVLSPFLGGEVVPTEIKMGVGVTLSAVLFPAVSSRMGAIPTSALPYIGLLLKEIFIGVALATIVSMVFEAARVAGNIADTMSGSNNAQLFVPQIGQQVSLFSNLKIQLAVVLFLTLNGHHLVINALADSLAIVPLDGFPRFSSGQWSFFELFIRSFADLLKIALALSAPTLLASFLTDMALGAINRVAPQVQVFFISMSIKPLVTVIVVSISLGLIMGRMQAEFASMLAMLRHAVRLLG